One segment of Brassica napus cultivar Da-Ae chromosome C3, Da-Ae, whole genome shotgun sequence DNA contains the following:
- the LOC106410002 gene encoding uncharacterized protein LOC106410002: protein MIKRKLQEQALKEASESNNCSIYKAFSSMVFMIDELRSFVLQTRETIFYEEDLQSVVKKDMHASLLWIFQSVFSQTPTLMVYVMILLANFTVHSVASNLAVPASPVTEGQDQTHQRFESTLLSHVVSGNFDKISGLSTQGIREDGLSLWNSMVEEADQMQDSPVVRDIRLSERIELDDHARTESVYEISLVQEPNNPLLLANYAQFLYLISQDYDRAEICFKKAIESEEVDAEIYSKYAVFQWRVLNDIWAAE from the exons ATGATTAAGAGGAAGCTACAAGAACAAGCTCTCAAAGAAGCTAGCGAGTCTAATAACTGTTCTATCTACAAAGCTTTCTCTTCTATGGTCTTCATGATCGATGAGCTCCGTAGCTTTGTGTTGCAGACTAGGGAGACTATCTTCTACGAAGAAGACCTACAAAGTGTTGTTAAGAAGGATATGCACGCTTCATTGCTGTGGATTTTCCAAAGCGTGTTCTCTCAAACCCCTACTTTGATGGTATATGTGATGATCTTGTTGGCGAATTTCACTGTGCATTCAGTTGCATCAAATCTAGCTGTACCAGCATCACCCGTTACTGAAGGCCAAGATCAGACGCATCAAAGGTTTGAGTCTACATTATTAAGTCATGTAGTAAGTGGCAATTTTGATAAGATCTCCGGCTTATCGACACAAGGGATAAGAGAAGATGGGCTGAGTCTGTGGAATTCAATGGTGGAAGAAGCTGATCAAATGCAAGACTCCCCTGTGGTTCGTGACATAAGACTGAGTGAAAGGATTGAATTGGACGATCATGCTAGGACAGAGTCTGTATATGAGATAAGTTTGGTTCAAGAACCAAACAACCCTTTGCTCTTAGCTAACTACGCTCAGTTCCTTTACCTCATCTCTCAAGACTACGACAG AGCGGAGATATGCTTCAAGAAAGCCATTGAGTCTGAAGAAGTAGACGCGGAAATATACAGCAAATACGCAGTCTTTCAATGGCGAGTTCTGAATGATATCTGGGCGGCTGAGTAG
- the LOC125584461 gene encoding uncharacterized protein LOC125584461: MAISGNAVAYLRRRLLPTTLIHVTALDGIVNVNSLFSLALFLGLTTSGNITFPVSSSAAAGNQHLRRCIAAKGPVLAERLVSSHVYSFSFFLFSSLIAMSLKQAIRTTTNGSIVEEEARVLNAGMGRVNLAALRVGIVASCVGSVLGCGFLTMALVDLVQVKLGPLECTKSFNTLAAIVPLVVLVPSALLIYVLLVLYAFIY, from the coding sequence ATGGCAATCTCCGGTAACGCCGTGGCATACCTCCGGCGACGGCTCCTCCCAACTACGCTAATCCACGTCACGGCTCTTGACGGCATCGTGAACGTCAATTCCCTCTTCTCGCTCGCTCTTTTCCTCGGCCTCACCACAAGCGGAAACATCACCTTCCCGGTttcctcctccgccgccgccggAAACCAACATCTTCGCCGATGTATTGCCGCAAAAGGCCCAGTATTAGCGGAAAGGCTAGTCTCAAGCCACGTTTACTCTTTcagcttctttctcttctccagCCTCATCGCTATGTCTCTCAAGCAAGCAATCCGGACAACGACCAACGGGAGCATCGTTGAGGAGGAGGCGCGGGTGCTAAACGCGGGAATGGGGCGCGTGAATTTGGCGGCTTTGAGAGTTGGAATCGTGGCTTCGTGTGTTGGATCTGTTTTGGGATGTGGGTTCTTGACGATGGCTTTAGTAGATCTTGTTCAGGTCAAGCTTGGGCCTTTAGAATGTACGAAAAGCTTTAACACGCTTGCAGCTATTGTTCCTCTTGTTGTGCTTGTTCCTTCTGCACTTCTTATCTATGTCTTACTTGTTCTCTACGCTTTCATTTATTAA
- the BNAC03G75130D gene encoding uncharacterized protein BNAC03G75130D, whose product MVSSLLMSFAPATVRAYATTAKGASGGAKEEKNPLDFMLGYLTKQDQFYETDPILKKVEKEQGTTGGRGTVRGGGKSAAPVPVAAKKNDGGGFGGLAGLFNKK is encoded by the coding sequence ATGGTTTCTTCGCTTCTTATGTCGTTTGCTCCGGCCACCGTGAGGGCTTACGCCACAACCGCAAAAGGAGCATCAGGCGGCGCCAAGGAGGAGAAGAATCCCCTCGACTTTATGCTGGGCTATTTGACAAAGCAAGATCAGTTCTACGAGACTGATCCAATCCTCAAGAAGGTGGAGAAGGAACAAGGCACCACTGGAGGCAGAGGAACCGTTCGCGGCGGTGGTAAAAGCGCTGCTCCGGTGCCTGTGGCGGCAAAGAAGAACGATGGTGGTGGGTTCGGCGGCTTAGCTGGCCTCTTCAACAAAAAATGA
- the LOC125583122 gene encoding glutathione S-transferase T3-like — protein MGLLNNVHNNNVQENFAYESYPSTVDIGASEIPPFSSQQSEAPSQPQDTPVERMDAVVGNSMKLQTFWKRVDEYFAATLHEKIENVHCKQRWHRINDQTNKFCAVFAAAERVITSGQSDNDVLKLAHEIFYSDQGQKFTLEHAWCVMRHEQKWISLNTPTPTGSKRKSGEVSSQTSSAAVGEVSSDYSMRPEGIKAAKASRNIRKGKAIEDYKTIMEGKMEELARKEKLSKLAILDTLLAKKDPLSLSEETVKNKLLVDLF, from the exons ATGGGGCTTCTTAACAACGTTCACAATAATAATGTTCAGGAAAACTTTGCTTATGAAAGTTATCCTTCCACTGTCGACATTGGCGCCTCAGAAATCCCTCCTTTTAGTTCCCAACAGTCTGAGGCTCCATCCCAACCTCAGGACACACCTGTGGAGCGTATG GACGCCGTTGTCGGAAATTCTATGAAGTTACAGACCTTCTGGAAACGCGTTGATGAGTACTTTGCAGCAACTCTTCATGAGAAGATAGAAAATGTTCattgtaagcagaggtggcacAGAATCAATGATCAGACGAATAAGTTCTGTGCCGTATTCGCTGCTGCAGAGAGAGTAATAACCAGCGGTCAGAGTGACAATGACGTCCTAAAGCTGGCTCATGAAATCTTCTACTCTGATCAGGGTCAGAAGTTTACCCTCGAGCACGCGTGGTGTGTCATGCGGCACGAACAAAAGTGGATAAGCCTTAACACACCTACGCCCACCGGTTCAAAGAGAAAGAGTGGGGAGGTCAGTTCCCAAACTTCAAGCGCAGCTGTGGGTGAGGTCAGTTCCGACTATTCAATGCGTCCTGAAGGTATCAAGGCTGCGAAAGCAAGCAGGAATATTAGAAAAGGAAAGGCTATTGAGGACTATAAGACCATTATGGAGGGCAAGATGGAAGAACTGGCGAGGAAGGAGAAACTGTCGAAGCTGGCGATATTAGACACTCTCCTTGCTAAGAAGGATCCACTAAGTTTGAGTGAAGAAACTGTTAAGAACAAGCTGTTGGTCGATCTGTTCTAG
- the LOC125584462 gene encoding uncharacterized protein LOC125584462 — MGLDYSYTQPSDSEDYGLGNTAVSGHSSTEMNILLDQAEIEATRVQYPPQPEVEFGFPKECYYGREPVIRTSVSRTDPGRRFYTSENIDDGDCHVYKWWDVAATEEIKAIGTQYALLSDKVDYIAAVSDYESELNQVKDLHHETELKLVVLEKTLAELSKKISPFGNRFEVVLGGLVLVVMVMAVFVMFK, encoded by the coding sequence ATGGGATTGGATTATAGCTACACGCAGCCGTCTGATTCAGAGGATTATGGTTTAGGGAACACAGCAGTCAGTGGCCACAGCTCCACAGAAATGAATATACTCCTGGACCAAGCAGAGATCGAAGCCACGCGGGTTCAGTACCCTCCGCAGCCGGAGGTTGAGTTCGGCTTCCCCAAGGAATGTTACTATGGTCGCGAACCGGTTATTAGGACATCTGTCTCAAGAACTGATCCTGGGAGAAGGTTCTACACCTCTGAGAACATCGACGATGGAGACTGCCATGTATACAAGTGGTGGGATGTAGCGGCTACAGAGGAGATCAAAGCAATAGGTACACAGTATGCTCTGCTTTCGGATAAGGTGGACTATATTGCGGCTGTTAGTGACTACGAGTCAGAACTAAACCAGGTAAAAGATCTCCATCATGAGACTGAACTGAAGTTGGTTGTGCTTGAGAAGACTCTCGCTGAGTTATCAAAGAAAATTTCTCCGTTTGGTAATCGGTTTGAAGTCGTACTAGGTGGTCTGGTTCTTGTAGTAATGGTAATGGCTGTGTTTGTAATGTTTAAGTAG
- the LOC106410646 gene encoding tubulin beta-2 chain has translation MREILHIQGGQCGNQIGAKFWEVVCAEHGIDPTGRYTGDSDLQLERINVYYNEASCGRFVPRAVLMDLEPGTMDSLRSGPYGQTFRPDNFVFGQSGAGNNWAKGHYTEGAELIDSVLDVVRKEAENCDCLQGFQVCHSLGGGTGSGMGTLLISKIREEYPDRMMLTFSVFPSPKVSDTVVEPYNATLSVHQLVENADECMVLDNEALYDICFRTLKLTTPSFGDLNHLISATMSGVTCCLRFPGQLNSDLRKLAVNLIPFPRLHFFMVGFAPLTSRGSQQYRSLTVPELTQQMWDSKNMMCAADPRHGRYLTASAMFRGKMSTKEVDEQMLNVQNKNSSYFVEWIPNNVKSTVCDIPPTGLKMASTFIGNSTSIQEMFRRVSEQFTAMFRRKAFLHWYTGEGMDEMEFTEAESNMNDLVSEYQQYQDATADEEGEYEDEEEGEYQQEEEY, from the exons ATGCGAGAGATCCTTCACATCCAAGGTGGCCAATGCGGTAACCAGATCGGTGCCAAGTTCTGGGAAGTCGTGTGCGCGGAGCACGGCATAGATCCAACCGGTCGTTACACGGGAGACTCAGATCTCCAACTAGAGCGCATCAACGTCTACTACAACGAAGCTAGCTGCGGAAGATTCGTCCCTCGTGCTGTACTGATGGATCTGGAGCCTGGAACCATGGACAGTCTCAGATCTGGACCCTACGGTCAGACCTTCCGTCCGGATAACTTCGTATTCGGCCAGTCTGGTGCTGGTAACAACTGGGCCAAGGGACATTACACTGAAGGCGCTGAGCTTATTGACTCCGTCCTCGATGTTGTTCGTAAGGAAGCTGAGAACTGTGACTGTCTTCAAG GGTTTCAGGTGTGCCATTCCTTGGGAGGAGGAACTGGATCTGGGATGGGTACTTTGTTGATTTCGAAGATCAGGGAGGAGTACCCAGATCGCATGATGTTGACCTTCTCTGTCTTCCCTTCGCCTAAGGTCTCTGACACTGTCGTCGAGCCTTACAACGCCACCTTGTCTGTTCACCAGCTTGTTGAGAATGCTGATGAGTGCATGGTTCTTGATAACGAGGCCTTGTATGATATTTGCTTCAGGACTCTTAAGCTCACTACCCCCAGCT TTGGTGATTTGAACCATTTGATATCTGCCACAATGTCTGGTGTCACATGCTGTCTGAGATTCCCTGGTCAACTTAACTCTGACCTCCGTAAGCTTGCGGTCAATCTGATCCCATTCCCTCGTCTTCACTTCTTCATGGTGGGTTTTGCTCCTCTCACCTCAAGAGGCTCTCAGCAGTACCGCTCCCTCACTGTCCCTGAACTCACCCAGCAAATGTGGGACTCCAAGAACATGATGTGTGCTGCTGACCCAAGACACGGCCGCTACCTCACAGCCTCCGCAATGTTCCGTGGCAAGATGAGCACAAAGGAAGTCGATGAGCAGATGCTGAACGTGCAGAACAAGAACTCTTCCTACTTTGTTGAGTGGATTCCCAACAATGTGAAATCAACAGTCTGTGACATCCCACCTACTGGTCTGAAGATGGCTTCCACTTTCATTGGGAACTCAACATCGATCCAAGAGATGTTCAGGCGTGTGAGTGAGCAGTTCACAGCCATGTTCAGGAGGAAAGCTTTCTTGCATTGGTACACAGGCGAAGGAATGGACGAGATGGAGTTCACGGAGGCAGAGAGCAACATGAATGATCTTGTCTCAGAGTACCAACAATACCAAGACGCAACTGCAGATGAAGAAGGCGAGTACGAGGAtgaggaagaaggagaataCCAACAAGAGGAGGAGTACTAG